A region from the Musa acuminata AAA Group cultivar baxijiao chromosome BXJ1-10, Cavendish_Baxijiao_AAA, whole genome shotgun sequence genome encodes:
- the LOC103999825 gene encoding uncharacterized protein LOC103999825 codes for MDSDVVFFAVDDEAGGGGIDGDDIAAGVLARFQSSEREDHQHLCAAVGTIAQALKDQGIPLTPVAYFGATASSLDRLSRDPASGSDPAAASLLSFLAVAFPRVSRPVILSRWTEVSEILVRILGFNSLPPGGVKSGLRCASYLLAVGDKTNWSALSPLYAVLLSFVTAQRLKVRKECHSCLSDVLRSFQNKTVLLSASESITAIFERSLLLAGGTSSESASSEGSKGAMQVLCILNAMKGCLPLMSKKYTNTILKYLKNLLELRQSIVTRCIMEVLHVLCSSSTADVAPELLEDLLSFIALSVSDKEKSADQMASTAHLLHLGTRKVYHLNKEICVVKLPLIFNALGDILTSEHEEAIVAAMEALKGLICTCIDETLIEQGVVKIKAADGGLRQSGPTIIEKICATIEGFLGYRYNAVWDMSFQVLSTTFIQLGKSSYYLMAGAVKSLADMQNLSDEDFSFRKQLHECVGSAVSTMGPENFLSILPLNLDADVSDANVWLLPILKQHVAGARLSFFAEHILVLAKDIKQKSYKLEKEGLIFSARSAKGLVYALWSLLPAFCNYPVDTSSGFKVIQEELCNALREEPDLRGIICCSLQTLIRQNNDIISNKSTGPDDKISPSATEEDHYSKSESEENLKAIQSFAPEFFSVLSETFLTCSKDSGGCLQAMIHDFALISDKKVVKKVFMATMHKLLKVTKEAVKMNQLNCSGTMLTDSSSNEASLSHERALLLDLAVSLLPGLGDKEIDLLFSAIKPAFQDEEGILQKKAYKILSIILKERGHILSNNLEELLELMIASLPFCHFAAKRHRLDCLYTLIIYISKDLFDHKRRDIISAFITEIILALKEANKKTRNRAYNLLVKIGHVYEDEEGGGKDNLLQLFNLIAGGLAGETPHMISAAVKGLARLAFEFSDLIGAAYNLLPSAFLLLQRRNQEIAKANLGLIKVLVVKSKADGLQMHLKTMVEGLLRWQDDTKNHFKAKIKLLLGMLVRKCGFDAVKEVMPEGHMKLLTNIRKIKERKERNAKSDDGESEDGESVTSRTTISSHRKWNHSRLFSDFGDEDTGDDSDAELAVAKTFSGQHRRAFTGPASGSSSIGSIRKRKAAKSLPEDLFDQSEGDPLDLLDRQKTRLALRSSAHLKRRKTFSDEPEIDADGRLIVREDGCKPRKENIFPDKDSDARRHIDSRSLPSSSIKTQKKRQKTSDSGWAHPGSEYTNKKAGGDVKRKDKLEPYAYWPLDRKLLNRRVESRAVARKGMASVMKLTKKLEGHSASSALSLKGLAFKKQRKGGKKR; via the exons ATGGATTCCGACGTCGTCTTCTTCGCTGTCGACGACGAGGCCGGCGGTGGAGGTATTGATGGAGATGACATCGCAGCTGGCGTCCTGGCTCGCTTCCAGAGCTCCGAACGCGAGGACCATCAGCATCTGTGCGCCGCCGTCGGTACCATAGCCCAGGCCCTCAAGGACCAGGGAATCCCCCTGACCCCCGTTGCCTACTTCGGTGCTACGGCTTCCTCTCTCGACCGTCTCTCACGAGATCCCGCTTCCGGCTCCGACCCCGCCGCTGCCTCACTGCTCTCCTTCCTCGCCGTTGCGTTCCCCAGGGTCTCCCGCCCCGTCATCCTGAGTAGGTGGACAGAGGTCTCCGAGATCTTGGTTCGAATCCTAGGATTCAATTCACTGCCGCCCGGTGGTGTGAAGTCGGGGCTGAGGTGCGCATCTTATTTGCTTGCAGTAGGAGATAAAACAAACTGGTCGGCTTTGTCGCCTCTTTATGCGGTTCTTTTAAGCTTTGTCACGGCTCAGCGGCTCAAG GTAAGGAAGGAGTGTCACTCATGTTTGAGTGATGTGCTAAGAAGTTTCCAAAATAAGACAGTTTTGTTGTCGGCAAGTGAAAGTATCACAGCCATCTTTGAGAGGTCTCTGTTGCTTGCCGGTGGAACTTCTTCAGAATCAGCTTCTTCCGAGGGGTCTAAAGGAGCTATGCAAGTCTTATGTATTTTAAATGCCATGAAGGGTTGTCTTCCCCTTATGTCAAAGAAATACACAAATACAATACTGAAGTACTTAAAAAACCTATTGGAGCTGCGGCAGTCGATTGTAACAAGATGTATAATGGAGGTTCTGCATGTTCTTTGCAGCAGTTCAACTGCAGATGTTGCTCCTGAGTTATTAGAAGATTTGTTATCCTTTATAGCATTGTCTGTATCTGATAAGGAGAAGTCAGCAGATCAGATGGCATCAACAGCACACTTGTTACATTTGGGTACGAGAAAGGTTTATCATCTAAACAAGGAAATATGTGTTGTGAAACTTCCTCTCATATTTAATGCTCTTGGAG ATATTTTAACCAGTGAGCATGAGGAAGCTATAGTTGCTGCTATGGAGGCCTTAAAGGGTTTAATATGTACTTGCATTGATGAAACCCTTATTGAGCAAGGTGTTGTTAAAATAAAAGCTGCAGATGGAGGGCTGAGGCAGTCTGGACCTACTATCATTGAAAAAATATGCGCAACCATTGAAGGCTTCCTTGGTTATCGCTACAATGCTGTTTGGGACATGTCGTTCCAGGTTCTTTCAACAACATTCATTCAACTAG GAAAATCTTCATACTATCTAATGGCTGGAGCTGTTAAAAGCCTTGCAGATATGCAGAACTTATCAGATGAGGATTTCTCTTTCAGAAAGCAG CTTCATGAATGTGTTGGGTCAGCTGTTAGTACAATGGGGCCTGAGAATTTTCTCAGCATCCTGCCACTCAACTTGGATGCAGATGTCTCTGATGCTAATGTTTGGCTACTTCCAATATTAAAGCAACATGTGGCTGGTGCTCGTTTAAGTTTTTTCGCTGAACATATATTAGTTCTGGCTAAAGACATAAAGCAGAAGTCCTACAAG CTTGAGAAGGAGGGATTGATTTTCTCAGCTAGGAGTGCAAAAGGTCTTGTATATGCCTTATGGTCCTTGTTGCCTGCATTTTGCAATTATCCTGTGGATACTTCAAGTGGTTTTAAGGTTATTCAGGAAGAGTTATGCAATGCACTCCGTGAAGAACCTGACTTGCGTGGGATAATATGTTGCAGCTTACAG ACTTTGATTCGCCAAAACAATGACATAATTTCTAATAAGTCCACTGGACCTGATGATAAAATAAGCCCTTCAGCGACAGAAGAGGATCATTATAGTAAAAGTGAATCAGAGGAAAATCTGAAGGCAATACAATCTTTTGCTCCTGAGTTTTTCTCAGTTTTATCAGAGACATTCTTGACGTGTTCGAAAGACAGTGGTGGTTGCCTGCAG GCAATGATCCATGATTTTGCATTGATATCGGACAAAAAGGTAGTGAAGAAGGTCTTCATGGCTACCATGCATAAACTGTTGAAGGTCACTAAGGAAGCAGTTAAAATGAATCAGCTTAATTGTTCTGGTACAATGCTAACTGATAGTTCCTCAAACGAAGCATCACTTTCACATGAAAG GGCCCTCCTATTGGACTTGGCAGTTTCACTTCTGCCTGGTCTAGGTGATAAAGAGATTGATTTGTTATTCAGCGCTATTAAGCCTGCTTTCCAG GATGAAGAAGGGATTTTACAAAAGAAAGCATATAAAATCCTCTCGATTATACTGAAG GAACGTGGCCACATCCTTTCAAATAATCTGGAGGAACTACTTGAGTTGATGATTGCGTCACTACCTTTTTGCCACTTTGCAGCTAAACGTCATAGACTTGATTGCTTGTATACATTGATTATCTACATATCAAAG GATTTGTTTGATCATAAAAGGAGGGATATCATCAGCGCTTTTATCACTGAAATAATACTTGCTTTAAAAGAG GCCAATAAAAAGACAAGAAACAGAGCTTATAACTTGCTTGTTAAAATTGGTCATGTTTATGAAGATGAGGAAGGAGGGGGAAAAGATAACCTTCTACAACTTTTTAACTTG ATAGCTGGCGGTCTTGCTGGTGAAACACCACATATGATCAGTGCTGCAGTAAAAGGGTTAGCTCGTTTGGCATTTGAGTTCTCGGATCTCATTGGTGCAGCTTACAACTTGCTTCCCTCTGCATTTCTTCTCCTGCAAAGAAGGAACCAGGAAATTGCCAAA GCCAACTTAGGTCTCATCAAGGTATTGGTGGTAAAATCCAAAGCTGATGGCTTGCAGATGCACTTGAAGACGATGGTTGAAGGACTCCTGAGATGGCAAGATGATACCAAGAATCATTTCAAGGCCAag ATTAAGTTACTGCTTGGAATGCTTGTGCGAAAATGTGGTTTTGATGCTGTGAAAGAAGTTATGCCTGAAGGCCACATGAAACTATTGACCAACATTCGAAAG ATTAAGGAGAGAAAAGAGCGAAATGCCAAATCTGATGATGGGGAATCCGAGGATGGGGAATCTGTCACTTCCCGAACAACCATCTCTAG ccACAGGAAATGGAATCACAGTCGTCTATTTTCCGATTTTGGAGATGAAGACACAGGTGACGATAGTGATGCAGAATTAGCTGTGGCTAAAACATTTTCTGGTCAACACAGAAGAGCTTTCACTGGTCCTGCTTCTGGGTCTTCATCTATAGG GTCAATCCGAAAACGTAAAGCAGCTAAGAGTTTGCCAGAAGATTTGTTTGACCAATCCGAAGGTGATCCACTTGACCTGCTAGACCGGCAAAAGACAAGATTAGCCCTACGATCCTCAGCTCACCTCAAAAGAAGGAAAACCTTCTCGGATGAGCCAGAAATCGATGCTGATGGCCGTCTTATTGTTCGTGAGGATGGTTGTAAACCTAGAAAGGAGAACATCTTCCCAGATAAAGACTCAGATGCAAGGAGGCACATAGACAGCCGTTCCCTTCCAAGTTCTTCGATAAAAACTCAGAAGAAGCGACAGAAGACTTCAGATTCTGGTTGGGCTCACCCGGGTAGTGAGTATACCAACAAAAAGGCAGGTGGTGATGTGAAGAGGAAGGACAAGCTGGAGCCGTATGCATATTGGCCTCTTGACCGAAAGCTGCTCAATCGTAGGGTGGAAAGCAGGGCTGTTGCACGGAAGGGAATGGCAAGCGTCATGAAGCTTACAAAGAAGCTGGAAGGACACAGTGCATCTAGTGCACTCTCTTTGAAGGGACTGGCTTTCAAGAAACAAAGAAAAGGTGGTAAGAAGAGGTGA